Proteins encoded within one genomic window of Deinococcus reticulitermitis:
- a CDS encoding ABC transporter ATP-binding protein — MTSGTLVVLRSYLGPLWGWVGLLAAALLLSTGLNLALPALLARFVDEARLVREADAALLGRLALSYIALAVGVQVLNAGATYLGARVGWQATNRLRADLMAHLLALDMAEHKERTPGEMIERIDGDVTALSNFFSQFAVRVFGAALLLTGAVVMFWRTDWRVGLGITVFVALTLVLMNRVRKGGVDPTRLEREASAKLFGYVEERLAGLDDVRSLGAGEVHLRGFLAVQREFFSRSVFSWRRRAVVWQLSMALFAVGYVALLASAVGLYAAGAISLGTAFALYQYMTMVEEPVDQLSNQLQDLQKAGASLVRIGELLALRSALPSGTQALPSGPLDVRFEDVGFSYTDDLAGAPVLRGVSFHLPAGQTLGLLGRTGSGKTTLTRLISRLYDPTAGAVRLGGLDTRKAELHSLRSRVAVVTQDVQLFQASVRDNLTFFDPALPDAQVEEALREVGLGDWLARLPDGVRTPLPAGSLSAGQAQLLAFARVMLRDPAVVILDEPSSRLDPATEAQLTRAVTRLLAGRTAVVIAHRLDTVSRVDRILVLHGGEVVEDGAREELARNPRSHYAGLLRAGHEAEAVLA, encoded by the coding sequence ATGACTTCCGGCACGCTCGTTGTTCTGCGCAGCTACCTCGGCCCGCTGTGGGGGTGGGTGGGGCTGCTCGCGGCGGCGCTGCTGCTCAGCACGGGCCTGAACCTCGCACTGCCGGCCCTGCTTGCGCGCTTTGTCGATGAGGCCCGGCTGGTACGTGAGGCCGATGCGGCGCTGCTCGGGCGGCTGGCGCTGAGTTACATTGCGCTCGCAGTCGGGGTGCAGGTGCTGAACGCCGGGGCGACGTATCTGGGGGCGCGGGTCGGCTGGCAGGCGACCAACCGGCTGCGCGCCGACCTGATGGCGCATCTGCTCGCGCTCGACATGGCCGAGCACAAGGAGCGCACGCCCGGCGAGATGATCGAGCGTATCGACGGCGACGTGACGGCGCTGAGCAACTTCTTTTCGCAGTTCGCGGTGCGGGTCTTCGGCGCGGCCCTGCTGCTGACCGGCGCCGTCGTGATGTTCTGGCGCACCGATTGGCGGGTGGGCCTGGGCATTACCGTGTTTGTCGCCCTGACGCTGGTGCTGATGAACCGCGTTCGCAAGGGCGGCGTGGACCCTACCCGGCTGGAGCGCGAGGCGAGCGCCAAACTGTTCGGCTACGTCGAGGAGCGGCTCGCGGGCCTCGACGACGTGCGCTCGCTCGGCGCGGGCGAGGTGCATCTGCGCGGCTTTCTGGCGGTGCAGCGCGAGTTTTTCAGCCGCTCGGTGTTCTCGTGGCGGCGGCGGGCGGTCGTGTGGCAGCTCAGCATGGCGCTGTTTGCGGTGGGCTACGTGGCGCTGCTCGCGTCGGCGGTGGGGCTCTACGCGGCGGGCGCGATCTCGCTGGGGACAGCCTTTGCCCTCTACCAGTACATGACGATGGTGGAAGAGCCGGTCGACCAGCTCAGCAACCAGCTGCAAGACCTCCAGAAAGCGGGCGCGAGCCTCGTCCGGATCGGGGAACTGCTCGCGCTGCGTTCGGCACTTCCGAGCGGGACACAGGCGCTGCCCTCCGGCCCACTCGATGTGCGGTTCGAGGACGTGGGATTTAGCTATACGGATGACTTGGCAGGCGCCCCCGTGCTACGCGGCGTGTCGTTTCACCTTCCCGCCGGGCAGACGCTGGGGCTGCTCGGGCGCACGGGGAGCGGCAAGACCACCTTGACCCGGCTGATCTCGCGCCTCTACGACCCCACGGCGGGCGCGGTGCGGCTCGGCGGCCTGGACACACGGAAGGCCGAGCTGCACAGCCTGCGCTCGCGGGTGGCGGTGGTGACGCAGGACGTGCAGCTGTTTCAGGCGAGCGTGCGCGACAACCTCACTTTCTTCGACCCGGCGCTGCCGGACGCGCAGGTGGAAGAGGCGCTGCGCGAGGTGGGCCTCGGAGACTGGCTCGCCCGCTTGCCGGACGGCGTGCGGACGCCGCTTCCCGCCGGCAGCCTGAGCGCGGGGCAGGCGCAACTGCTCGCCTTCGCCCGGGTGATGCTGCGCGATCCCGCCGTCGTGATTCTCGACGAACCGAGCAGCCGCCTCGACCCCGCGACCGAGGCGCAGCTCACGCGCGCGGTGACCCGGCTGCTCGCGGGGCGCACCGCCGTCGTGATCGCGCACCGGCTCGACACCGTCTCCCGCGTCGACCGCATCCTCGTGCTCCACGGAGGCGAGGTGGTGGAGGACGGCGCCCGCGAGGAACTTGCCCGCAACCCGCGCAGCCACTACGCGGGGCTGCTGCGGGCCGGGCACGAGGCCGAGGCGGTGCTCGCGTGA
- the rplU gene encoding 50S ribosomal protein L21: MFAIIQSGGKQYRVQEGDVIRVESLKGEAGEKLDLKPIFVGGAQALFGDAASGYTVNAEVVEHGRGKKIYIRKYKSGIQYRRRTGHRQNYTAIKILGIQG, encoded by the coding sequence ATGTTTGCAATTATCCAAAGCGGCGGCAAGCAGTACCGCGTGCAGGAAGGCGACGTGATCCGCGTCGAGAGCCTCAAGGGCGAAGCGGGCGAAAAGCTCGACCTCAAGCCTATTTTCGTGGGCGGCGCGCAGGCGCTCTTCGGTGACGCGGCGAGCGGCTACACTGTGAACGCCGAAGTGGTCGAGCACGGACGCGGCAAGAAAATCTACATCCGCAAGTACAAGAGCGGCATCCAGTACCGCCGCCGCACCGGGCACCGCCAGAATTACACCGCCATCAAGATTCTGGGCATCCAAGGCTGA
- the rpmA gene encoding 50S ribosomal protein L27, with the protein MAHKKGVGSSKNGRDSNPKYLGVKKFGGEVVRAGNILVRQRGTKFKPGPNVGMGRDHTLFALEDGKVVFTNKGGKGRFISVELPQTEVAAD; encoded by the coding sequence ATGGCACACAAGAAAGGCGTAGGTTCGTCCAAGAACGGACGCGACAGCAACCCCAAGTACCTGGGCGTCAAGAAGTTCGGCGGCGAAGTTGTCCGGGCCGGGAACATCCTGGTCCGTCAGCGCGGCACCAAGTTCAAGCCTGGACCGAACGTGGGGATGGGCCGTGACCACACCCTGTTCGCCCTCGAAGACGGCAAGGTTGTCTTCACCAACAAGGGGGGCAAGGGCCGGTTTATCAGCGTCGAGCTTCCCCAGACCGAAGTCGCTGCCGACTAA
- the obgE gene encoding GTPase ObgE — protein MAFRDVLNIEVAAGNGGDGSMSFHRAKYMEKGGPDGGHGGRGGSIILRAIEGVESLERLVGKRKFKAENGRYGEGRLRQGADGQDTYIDVPVGTTAFDEESGKVIADLVKVGQEKVIARGGQGGRGNSTFTSSTRQAPRFAELGTPGQKRRVRLELRLIADVGLVGYPNAGKSSLLAALSRANPAIADYPFTTLSPILGVVQRSGEDERLTMADIPGIIEGASEGKGLGLEFLRHISRTRLLVYVLDVTRDPVEELRQLQAELRAYDPTLLDQVALVALNKMELVEGDLAAMVERELADFGLPVLQVSAREGTGLGELRETLFQLLPERELWAQSHALDVEPDEVVEEALRVIFREDAPVKGQEKPERVWEVHGGGFEDKIVRFSRHLEDAAEYLGNLFKRQGLYNALRRAGAREGDTVEIGTFRFEYFEDEQK, from the coding sequence ATGGCATTTCGGGACGTACTGAATATTGAAGTGGCCGCCGGCAACGGTGGCGACGGCAGCATGAGTTTTCACCGTGCCAAATATATGGAGAAGGGCGGTCCGGACGGCGGTCACGGTGGGCGTGGTGGCAGCATCATCCTGCGCGCGATCGAGGGCGTCGAGTCGCTCGAGCGTCTGGTCGGCAAACGCAAGTTCAAGGCCGAGAATGGCCGCTATGGCGAGGGGCGCCTGCGTCAGGGTGCTGACGGTCAGGACACCTACATAGACGTGCCCGTGGGAACTACAGCGTTCGACGAGGAAAGCGGGAAGGTCATCGCTGATCTGGTGAAGGTGGGTCAGGAAAAGGTTATCGCTCGGGGCGGCCAGGGTGGACGCGGCAACAGCACCTTTACAAGCAGCACCCGGCAGGCGCCGCGCTTCGCTGAGCTCGGCACCCCCGGCCAGAAGCGGCGTGTCCGGCTCGAACTGCGCTTGATCGCCGACGTGGGTCTGGTGGGCTACCCGAACGCTGGCAAAAGTAGCCTGCTCGCGGCACTCTCACGGGCCAACCCCGCCATCGCCGATTACCCGTTTACTACCCTCTCCCCCATTCTCGGTGTGGTGCAGCGCTCAGGCGAAGACGAGCGCCTCACGATGGCCGATATTCCCGGCATTATCGAAGGCGCCAGCGAGGGCAAAGGACTGGGGCTCGAATTCCTGCGGCACATCAGTCGCACCCGGTTGCTTGTCTATGTTCTCGACGTGACCCGTGATCCGGTAGAGGAGCTGCGGCAACTGCAAGCCGAGCTGCGTGCCTACGATCCCACGCTGCTGGATCAGGTCGCTCTGGTGGCGCTGAACAAGATGGAACTTGTGGAGGGCGATCTTGCCGCCATGGTCGAGCGCGAACTGGCAGACTTTGGCCTCCCCGTGTTGCAGGTGAGCGCCAGGGAAGGCACTGGCCTGGGCGAACTCCGTGAAACCCTGTTCCAACTGCTGCCGGAGCGCGAACTCTGGGCCCAGAGCCATGCCCTGGACGTTGAACCCGACGAGGTGGTGGAAGAAGCCCTGCGTGTCATCTTCCGTGAAGACGCGCCCGTCAAGGGCCAGGAGAAACCCGAGCGCGTCTGGGAGGTCCATGGAGGCGGCTTCGAGGACAAGATCGTGCGCTTCTCGCGCCACCTGGAAGACGCCGCCGAGTACCTGGGCAACCTCTTCAAGCGTCAGGGGCTCTACAACGCTCTCAGACGGGCTGGGGCCAGAGAGGGCGACACCGTCGAGATCGGTACCTTCCGCTTCGAATACTTTGAGGACGAGCAGAAGTAA